A stretch of Crossiella cryophila DNA encodes these proteins:
- a CDS encoding BTAD domain-containing putative transcriptional regulator: MRFGVLGPLAVWTAEGTPVRVPEAKVRALLAVLLVHAGRVVSADRLVEDLWGERPPANPAAALQHKVWQLRRAIGAELVESRPPGYLLRVEPGALDADRFTSLLDRGDPAGALALWRGPVLADFPDAGFARGYADRLAEARLTAIEDLAQARLSAGEPVLAELTPLVREHPLRERLRALHLRALYLAGRQAEALTSYAELRERLAEDLGADPGPELAAVHQAILRQDPGLTRRGNLPAPLTGLIGRDTDRAEVSALLRSARLVTLTGPGGVGKTTLALATAAQESFVDGVWLVELAGHGPAVEEAVSVALGVREDVPSADRLLDAVRGRRMLLVLDNCEHVLEPAAALAQRLLRAAPDLRVLATSREALGLAGETQHLVRPLATEHAVELFAARAPGFRLTPDNAGTVAAICARLDGLPLAVELAATRVRVLGVDELAARLDDRFRLLNTGHRGAPSRQRTLRAMIDWSWELLTAAERLVLSRLAVHAEGCTLAAAEAVCAGDGVRPEEVLDLLSRLVDRSLVTGGPRYRLLESVAAYCLEKLAEAGELDAVRQRHRGYYLALAEQAELHGAGQRCWLDGLDRETANLHRALAGAQADLALRLTDALAWYWFLRGRFTEAVRAFDLALSAPGGDPVRRGRIQSWRTGFQSLAGAPPTDLSTSDSRTGWLLGYALLGKGEPAISERLNSAALAEFEATGDRWGEAAALSTRAAQALLHGDLAAMHRDATRSVELFAQLDDHWGQAQATGELAQLAEITGDYPAAARLHREGLRSAEELGLWTAVTAKLAGLGRIALLTGDLTEAADLHQRALEVAVRHGNTAGEQFAEVGLGLLARRQGRLDEAEAHLRRWVDWCREVDGGPGLALILTELGFIAEQRGDPASALALHTESHELAQKIGDPRAIALTEEGLAGAYAATDPALAATLLGRATATRAALGAPLPPAERGDVDRIERIIRAASR; this comes from the coding sequence GTGCGTTTCGGGGTGCTGGGTCCGCTGGCGGTGTGGACGGCGGAAGGCACGCCGGTGCGGGTGCCCGAGGCCAAGGTCCGCGCGCTGCTGGCGGTGCTGCTGGTGCACGCCGGGCGGGTGGTCTCGGCGGACCGGCTGGTCGAGGACCTGTGGGGTGAGCGGCCCCCGGCGAATCCGGCGGCGGCGTTGCAGCACAAGGTCTGGCAGCTGCGGCGGGCGATCGGCGCGGAACTGGTCGAGTCCCGCCCACCCGGCTACCTGCTGCGGGTCGAGCCGGGTGCGCTGGACGCGGACCGGTTCACCAGCCTGCTCGACCGCGGTGACCCGGCCGGTGCGCTGGCGTTGTGGCGTGGTCCGGTGCTGGCCGATTTCCCGGACGCCGGGTTCGCCCGCGGTTACGCCGACCGGCTTGCCGAGGCCCGGCTGACCGCGATCGAGGACCTGGCCCAGGCCCGGCTGAGCGCGGGGGAGCCGGTGCTGGCCGAGCTGACCCCGCTGGTGCGCGAACACCCGCTGCGCGAACGACTGCGCGCCCTGCACCTGCGCGCCCTCTACCTGGCCGGCCGCCAGGCCGAGGCACTGACCAGCTACGCCGAGCTACGCGAACGCCTGGCCGAGGACCTGGGCGCCGACCCCGGCCCCGAGCTGGCCGCGGTGCACCAGGCGATCCTGCGTCAGGACCCCGGACTCACCCGCCGCGGCAACCTGCCAGCCCCGCTCACCGGTCTGATCGGCCGGGACACCGACCGCGCCGAGGTCAGCGCGTTGCTGCGCTCGGCAAGGCTGGTCACGCTGACCGGTCCTGGCGGGGTCGGCAAGACCACCCTGGCCCTGGCCACCGCTGCACAAGAGTCCTTTGTGGACGGTGTGTGGCTGGTCGAGCTGGCCGGGCACGGACCCGCCGTCGAGGAGGCGGTCAGCGTGGCGCTCGGCGTGCGTGAGGACGTGCCCAGCGCGGATCGGTTGCTGGACGCGGTGCGCGGCAGGCGGATGCTGCTGGTGCTGGACAACTGTGAGCACGTGCTCGAACCCGCGGCCGCGCTCGCCCAGCGACTGCTGCGCGCCGCCCCGGACCTGCGCGTCCTGGCCACCAGCCGGGAAGCCCTCGGCCTGGCCGGGGAGACCCAGCACCTGGTGCGGCCGCTGGCCACCGAGCACGCGGTGGAGCTGTTCGCCGCCCGCGCGCCCGGTTTCCGGCTCACCCCGGACAACGCCGGCACGGTCGCCGCGATCTGCGCCCGGCTGGACGGTCTGCCGCTGGCCGTGGAACTGGCCGCCACCCGGGTCCGGGTGCTCGGCGTCGACGAACTCGCCGCCCGGCTGGACGACCGGTTCCGGCTGCTCAACACCGGTCACCGCGGTGCACCCAGCCGCCAGCGCACCCTGCGCGCGATGATCGACTGGAGCTGGGAGCTGCTCACCGCGGCCGAACGCCTGGTGCTCAGTCGCCTGGCCGTGCACGCCGAAGGCTGCACGCTGGCCGCCGCCGAGGCGGTGTGCGCGGGCGACGGCGTGCGCCCGGAGGAGGTCCTGGACCTGTTGTCCCGGCTGGTCGACCGCTCGCTGGTCACCGGCGGGCCGCGCTACCGGCTGCTCGAATCCGTTGCCGCGTACTGCCTGGAGAAACTCGCCGAAGCCGGTGAACTGGACGCGGTCCGGCAGCGGCACCGGGGCTACTACCTGGCCCTGGCCGAACAGGCCGAACTGCACGGCGCCGGCCAGCGCTGCTGGCTGGACGGCCTGGACCGGGAAACCGCCAACCTGCACCGCGCCCTGGCCGGTGCGCAGGCCGACCTCGCACTGCGGCTCACCGACGCGCTGGCCTGGTACTGGTTCCTGCGCGGCCGCTTCACCGAGGCCGTCCGCGCCTTCGACCTCGCGCTCAGTGCGCCCGGCGGTGACCCGGTGCGGCGCGGGCGGATCCAGTCCTGGCGCACCGGGTTCCAGTCCCTCGCGGGCGCGCCGCCCACTGATCTGTCCACTTCGGACAGTCGAACCGGCTGGCTGCTCGGCTACGCCCTGCTCGGCAAGGGCGAACCCGCGATCAGCGAACGCCTCAACTCCGCCGCCCTGGCCGAGTTCGAGGCCACCGGCGATCGCTGGGGTGAGGCCGCCGCGCTCAGCACCCGCGCCGCCCAGGCGTTGCTGCACGGGGACCTGGCCGCGATGCACCGGGACGCCACCCGCAGCGTCGAACTGTTCGCCCAGCTCGACGATCACTGGGGCCAGGCGCAGGCCACCGGCGAACTCGCCCAGCTGGCCGAGATCACCGGCGACTACCCGGCCGCCGCCCGGCTGCACCGCGAGGGCCTGCGCTCGGCCGAGGAACTGGGCCTGTGGACCGCGGTCACCGCCAAACTCGCCGGACTCGGCCGGATCGCGCTGCTCACCGGAGACCTGACCGAAGCCGCCGACCTGCACCAGCGCGCACTCGAAGTGGCGGTGCGGCACGGCAACACCGCGGGGGAGCAGTTCGCCGAGGTCGGCCTCGGTCTGCTGGCCCGCCGTCAGGGTCGCCTGGACGAGGCCGAGGCGCATCTGCGGCGCTGGGTCGACTGGTGCCGCGAGGTGGACGGCGGCCCCGGCCTGGCCCTGATCCTCACCGAACTCGGCTTCATCGCCGAACAACGCGGCGACCCCGCGTCCGCACTGGCCCTGCACACCGAAAGCCACGAACTGGCCCAGAAAATCGGCGACCCACGGGCCATCGCGCTCACCGAGGAGGGCCTGGCCGGTGCGTACGCGGCCACCGATCCGGCGCTGGCCGCGACCCTGCTCGGCCGGGCCACCGCGACCAGGGCCGCGCTCGGCGCCCCGCTGCCGCCAGCCGAACGCGGTGACGTCGACCGCATCGAGCGGATCATCAGGGCAGCTTCGCGTTGA
- a CDS encoding multicopper oxidase family protein, translating to MYALGFLLEMTTSLLLLPPLLLWARAVRRLPDARNWHRAARAARRRYYYVLALLVLKLLPAALLLGHGLAFGIRPLRTLVLLGVPLIMAARSTLPALNRAIRAVEPTPELRLAVTAPAVVLPARLAAVSGGLLVVLNLVVQETITLWLAGLVFALVALVVVIDVNQRHRRLTGQVGTIRWSPWARLAAPLVLVVAAAGCGAVGSTMSAFPDRLSMNAHGHHGASTGPTRSVKDLIGGPYTGPVRKFTVVADETRIPLASGQLVDAWTFGGTLPGLPLRVRQGETIELKLVNRLEATPTTIHWHGVDVPNAMDGVAGVTQDAVQPGGEFTYRFRAEKPGTYWYHSHQVANEQVTRGLFGALVIEPAAGPVAEIDETLLVHNWNDRLDVRKAEPGRRVRLRVVNANSGTERLTFAGAPFRVAAVDGQDLNEPGEIRDRSITLGGGGRADLDFTMPAHPVRIGGPGTRSALVLSPDGVSTVEQPRHAPELDLNAYGKPKTTPFGPDSAYTKHFTVDLDQGMGFHAGRLGLLWTVDGRVFPDAPMLMVREGDLVRMTFRNKGMNDHPMHLHGHHVLALSRDGTPFTGSPLWLDTVLVRPGETWEVAFRADNPGIWMDHCHDLLHASNGMTLHLGYEGVRTPFTVGSATGNKPE from the coding sequence GTGTACGCCTTGGGATTCCTGCTCGAGATGACCACCTCACTGCTGCTGTTGCCGCCGCTGCTGCTGTGGGCCCGCGCCGTGCGCAGGCTCCCGGACGCGCGGAACTGGCACCGGGCAGCCCGCGCGGCCCGCCGCCGCTACTACTACGTGCTCGCGCTGCTGGTGCTGAAACTGCTGCCCGCGGCCCTGCTGCTCGGCCACGGACTGGCCTTCGGCATCCGCCCACTGCGCACCCTGGTCCTGCTCGGCGTGCCGCTGATCATGGCGGCCCGCAGCACGCTGCCCGCGCTCAACCGGGCGATCCGCGCGGTCGAACCCACCCCGGAGCTGCGGCTCGCGGTCACCGCACCCGCCGTGGTGCTGCCCGCCCGGCTGGCCGCGGTCAGCGGGGGACTGCTGGTGGTGCTGAACCTGGTGGTGCAGGAGACGATCACGCTCTGGCTTGCCGGACTGGTGTTCGCGCTGGTCGCACTGGTGGTGGTGATCGACGTCAACCAGCGGCACCGGCGGCTGACCGGACAGGTCGGCACCATCCGCTGGTCCCCGTGGGCCCGGCTGGCCGCCCCGCTGGTGCTGGTGGTCGCGGCGGCGGGCTGTGGTGCGGTGGGCAGCACCATGTCCGCCTTCCCGGACCGGCTGTCCATGAACGCGCACGGCCACCACGGCGCGAGCACCGGCCCCACCCGCAGCGTCAAGGACCTCATCGGCGGGCCGTATACCGGACCGGTGCGGAAGTTCACCGTGGTCGCCGACGAAACCCGCATCCCGCTGGCCTCCGGGCAGCTCGTCGACGCCTGGACCTTCGGCGGCACCCTGCCCGGCCTGCCACTGCGGGTGCGGCAGGGCGAGACCATCGAGCTGAAGCTGGTCAACCGGCTCGAAGCCACCCCGACCACCATCCACTGGCACGGCGTGGACGTGCCCAACGCGATGGACGGCGTCGCCGGGGTCACCCAGGACGCGGTCCAGCCCGGCGGCGAGTTCACCTACCGCTTCCGCGCGGAGAAACCCGGCACCTACTGGTACCACTCGCACCAGGTGGCCAACGAGCAGGTCACCCGCGGTCTGTTCGGCGCACTGGTGATCGAACCCGCGGCCGGGCCGGTCGCCGAGATCGACGAGACCCTGCTGGTGCACAACTGGAACGACCGCCTGGACGTGCGCAAGGCCGAGCCCGGCCGCCGGGTGCGGCTGCGCGTGGTCAACGCCAACTCCGGCACCGAACGCCTCACCTTCGCCGGCGCCCCGTTCCGGGTGGCCGCGGTGGACGGCCAGGACCTCAACGAACCCGGCGAGATCCGCGATCGCTCCATCACCCTCGGCGGTGGCGGCCGCGCCGACCTGGACTTCACCATGCCGGCGCACCCGGTGCGCATCGGCGGTCCAGGCACCCGCAGCGCACTGGTGCTCAGCCCGGACGGAGTGTCCACAGTGGAACAGCCACGGCACGCGCCGGAACTGGACCTGAACGCCTACGGCAAGCCCAAGACCACCCCGTTCGGCCCGGATTCGGCCTACACCAAGCACTTCACCGTCGACCTCGACCAGGGCATGGGCTTCCACGCCGGTCGCCTCGGCCTGCTGTGGACGGTGGACGGCCGGGTGTTCCCGGACGCGCCGATGCTGATGGTCCGCGAGGGCGACCTGGTCCGGATGACCTTCCGCAACAAGGGCATGAACGACCACCCCATGCACCTGCACGGCCACCACGTGCTCGCGCTCAGCCGCGACGGGACGCCGTTCACCGGCAGCCCGCTGTGGCTGGACACCGTGCTGGTGCGCCCCGGCGAGACCTGGGAGGTCGCGTTCAGGGCGGACAACCCCGGCATCTGGATGGACCACTGCCACGACCTGCTGCACGCCAGCAACGGGATGACCCTGCACCTGGGCTACGAGGGCGTGCGCACCCCGTTCACCGTGGGCAGCGCCACCGGCAACAAGCCGGAGTAG
- a CDS encoding SDR family NAD(P)-dependent oxidoreductase → MNYSGKKAVVTGGTHGIGLAVVKALLDGGAEVVLTGRDERNIEAARTELAGRPAHVVRSDAASLADITALGDLVERTLGPVDLVLVNHGYAETGPLASVTEAAYDRMLDVNAKGAFFTAQRLAPLIRPGGALVFTGAVLVGMGWPDSSVATMAKAAVHALAQSLAAELLPRGIRVNTVSPGFTLTPTMGFAAMTAAEQAANLEAGNALTPMGRHGTPEEIAAAVLFLAFAATFSTGIVLSADGGLGHVEKT, encoded by the coding sequence GTGAACTACTCGGGCAAGAAAGCAGTGGTCACCGGCGGCACCCACGGCATCGGCCTGGCCGTGGTGAAGGCACTGCTCGACGGCGGCGCGGAGGTGGTGCTGACCGGCCGCGACGAGCGCAACATCGAGGCCGCCCGCACCGAACTGGCCGGCCGGCCCGCGCACGTGGTGCGCTCGGACGCGGCCAGCCTGGCCGACATCACCGCCCTCGGTGACCTGGTGGAACGCACCCTCGGCCCGGTCGACCTGGTGCTGGTCAACCACGGCTACGCCGAGACCGGCCCGCTCGCCTCGGTCACCGAAGCGGCCTACGACCGGATGCTCGACGTCAACGCCAAGGGCGCCTTCTTCACCGCGCAACGCCTGGCCCCGCTGATCAGGCCGGGCGGCGCGCTGGTGTTCACCGGTGCGGTGCTGGTCGGCATGGGCTGGCCGGACAGCAGCGTGGCCACCATGGCCAAGGCCGCGGTGCACGCACTGGCCCAGTCCCTGGCCGCCGAACTGCTGCCGCGCGGGATCAGGGTGAACACGGTCAGCCCCGGCTTCACCCTGACCCCGACCATGGGTTTCGCCGCCATGACCGCGGCCGAGCAGGCAGCCAACCTGGAGGCAGGCAACGCGCTGACCCCGATGGGCAGGCACGGCACCCCCGAGGAGATCGCCGCGGCAGTGCTGTTCCTGGCCTTCGCCGCCACCTTCAGCACCGGGATCGTGCTCTCCGCCGACGGCGGCCTCGGCCATGTAGAGAAGACGTGA
- a CDS encoding glycerate kinase family protein, giving the protein MRFVVAPSGFKESLDAEAVAAAITAGIRRVVPGAIVDPVPLVDGGEGSARTLAAAGGGELIPLTVTGPVGRPVRAHFAVIGKTAVVEMAAAAGLRLVPTDLRQPGATTTYGVGELIKAALDTGCERILVGCGDSGTCDGGAGALQALGARLLDGDGVELGRGGDALAEVKDIDVTGLDPRLADVRITLACNPHNVLCGDQGVARVFGPQKGATPRDVERLAAALDRWAVVLQEKFGRELATAPGSGASGGLGAGLAGVLGAELLPRFDVLLEHLDLDRRLAAADLVITAEGAIDFQTPRGKVPAEVARRAKRFGKPVIALAGTIGKGARRNYDIGIDAYAGILAAPVPLAEAMDRAAELLTDATERTLRLVLLGAALATDRVTLGTAGVGGPAEQAGVRIS; this is encoded by the coding sequence ATGCGTTTTGTCGTCGCTCCCAGTGGGTTCAAGGAGAGCCTGGACGCGGAGGCCGTCGCGGCTGCCATCACCGCCGGGATCCGCCGGGTGGTGCCGGGCGCGATCGTGGACCCGGTGCCGCTGGTGGATGGCGGGGAGGGCTCGGCCCGCACGCTGGCCGCCGCCGGTGGCGGGGAACTCATCCCGCTCACCGTCACCGGCCCGGTCGGCAGGCCGGTGCGCGCGCACTTCGCGGTGATCGGCAAGACCGCGGTGGTGGAGATGGCAGCCGCGGCCGGATTGCGCCTGGTGCCAACCGATCTGCGGCAGCCGGGGGCCACCACGACCTACGGCGTCGGCGAGCTGATCAAGGCCGCGCTGGACACCGGGTGCGAGCGGATCCTGGTCGGCTGCGGGGATTCCGGCACCTGCGACGGCGGCGCGGGCGCGCTACAGGCGCTGGGCGCGCGGCTGCTCGACGGCGACGGCGTGGAGCTGGGCCGCGGCGGTGACGCGCTGGCCGAGGTGAAGGACATCGACGTCACCGGCCTGGACCCGCGGCTCGCCGACGTGCGCATCACGCTGGCCTGCAACCCGCACAACGTGCTCTGCGGCGACCAGGGCGTGGCCCGTGTCTTCGGTCCTCAGAAGGGAGCCACACCCCGCGACGTGGAAAGACTTGCCGCCGCACTGGATCGCTGGGCTGTGGTGCTGCAGGAGAAATTCGGCCGCGAGCTGGCCACCGCACCCGGCAGCGGGGCCTCCGGTGGCCTCGGCGCCGGACTCGCCGGGGTGCTCGGCGCGGAACTGCTGCCGCGCTTCGACGTGCTGCTGGAGCACCTGGACCTGGACCGCAGGCTGGCCGCGGCCGACCTGGTGATCACCGCCGAGGGCGCGATCGACTTCCAGACCCCGCGCGGCAAGGTGCCGGCCGAGGTGGCCAGGCGGGCCAAGCGATTCGGCAAGCCGGTGATCGCGCTGGCCGGCACCATCGGCAAGGGCGCCAGGCGCAACTACGACATCGGCATCGACGCCTACGCGGGCATCCTGGCCGCCCCGGTCCCGCTGGCCGAGGCCATGGACCGGGCCGCCGAACTGCTCACCGACGCCACCGAACGCACCCTGCGCCTGGTGCTCCTCGGCGCGGCGCTAGCGACCGACCGCGTAACCCTGGGCACCGCGGGCGTTGGCGGCCCCGCGGAGCAGGCCGGTGTCCGGATCTCGTGA
- a CDS encoding SLC13 family permease: MSGTLELAPPWQRVPLAEAPTAPLRRRRRWWPLLVAVLALGGLAGALHFGGTGLTLSGQATLLVFTAAVAAWTLTRIDDTYVALAAALVLVLLGVLSGDQLFATLGGETIWLLIAAFVLAAGVGASGLPTRVAVALIGRARSVRGLAHLVTAALLLSAFAIPATSGRAALAVPVFVALAGTLRERPRVVRALAILFPTVILLSAVATLMGAGAHLVTSQLLTAATGSGIGFGQWLLLGLPLALVSSHLAAELVLFLFTGRRDRRGGFTLDLNEIRPPKGLSRPERRAALLLAGVSVAWASEPLHGVSPAVVALIGALLISSPRFGTVQLNKALAGVPWSLLVFMAATAALGAALISSGAAAWLATALLGPVHSPVIFLVVVVLVSTAAHLLIQSRSARSSVLVPLVIPAAIALGLNPVAVAFASTAAAGFCHTLSSSAKPVAMFAHLDGTPTYGRADLLRLSLFLGPLTAGLVLFFALSVWPLLGLNWR, translated from the coding sequence ATGTCCGGCACCCTCGAACTCGCCCCGCCCTGGCAGCGGGTCCCACTGGCCGAGGCGCCCACCGCGCCGTTGCGCCGGCGCAGGCGGTGGTGGCCGCTGCTGGTGGCGGTGCTCGCGCTGGGTGGGCTGGCCGGGGCACTGCACTTCGGTGGGACCGGGCTGACGCTGTCCGGGCAGGCCACGCTGCTGGTGTTCACCGCGGCGGTGGCCGCCTGGACGCTGACCCGGATCGACGACACCTATGTCGCACTGGCCGCCGCGCTGGTGCTGGTGTTGCTCGGGGTGCTCAGTGGCGACCAGCTCTTCGCCACCCTGGGCGGTGAGACCATCTGGCTGCTGATCGCCGCGTTCGTACTGGCCGCGGGGGTGGGCGCGAGTGGACTGCCGACCAGGGTGGCGGTGGCGCTGATCGGGCGGGCCCGGTCGGTGCGTGGGCTGGCGCATCTGGTCACCGCGGCGTTGCTGCTCAGCGCGTTCGCCATTCCGGCGACCTCCGGGCGGGCCGCGCTGGCGGTGCCGGTGTTCGTGGCGCTGGCCGGGACACTGCGCGAGCGGCCGCGAGTGGTGCGGGCGCTGGCGATCCTGTTCCCGACGGTGATCCTGCTGTCCGCGGTGGCCACCCTGATGGGCGCCGGGGCGCATCTGGTGACCAGTCAGCTGCTCACCGCGGCGACCGGGTCCGGCATCGGGTTCGGGCAGTGGCTGTTGCTCGGCCTGCCATTAGCCCTGGTCAGCTCGCACCTGGCGGCCGAGCTGGTGTTGTTCCTGTTCACCGGGCGCCGGGATCGCCGTGGTGGATTCACCCTGGACCTGAACGAGATCCGGCCGCCCAAGGGCCTGTCCAGGCCGGAGCGGCGGGCCGCGTTGCTGCTGGCCGGAGTCTCGGTGGCGTGGGCGAGCGAACCGCTGCACGGTGTCTCGCCCGCGGTGGTGGCGCTGATCGGCGCGCTGCTGATCAGCTCACCGCGATTCGGCACGGTGCAGCTGAACAAGGCGCTGGCCGGGGTGCCCTGGTCGTTGCTGGTGTTCATGGCGGCCACCGCGGCCCTGGGTGCGGCGCTGATCTCCTCCGGCGCGGCCGCCTGGCTGGCCACCGCGCTGCTCGGCCCGGTGCACAGCCCAGTCATATTCCTGGTGGTGGTCGTGCTGGTCAGCACCGCCGCACACCTTCTCATCCAGTCCCGCTCGGCCCGGTCCTCGGTGCTGGTGCCACTGGTGATCCCGGCCGCGATCGCGCTCGGCCTCAACCCGGTGGCGGTGGCCTTCGCCTCCACCGCGGCGGCCGGCTTCTGCCACACGCTGTCCTCCTCGGCCAAGCCGGTGGCCATGTTCGCCCACCTGGACGGCACCCCCACCTACGGCCGCGCGGACCTGCTGCGCCTGTCGCTGTTCCTCGGTCCGCTCACCGCCGGACTGGTCCTGTTCTTCGCGCTCTCGGTGTGGCCGTTGCTCGGCCTGAACTGGAGGTAG
- a CDS encoding imine reductase family protein: MTNPTSVAVLGLGNMGTALAAAFLTAGHPTTVWNRTASKAEPLAAQGAAVAATVAEAIAAAEVTVICLSVYDTVLARLDGVDLHGKAIVNLTNGTPRQAREASAALTARGASYVDGGIMAIPEMIGQPSALLFYSGATETFQAHRELLDLLGPARFLGADPGLASLYDLALLSGMYGTFAGAFHAIALAGTEGVPAVEITELVVPWVTAMAAVLPSMAAEIDKGEFLGEESSLQVNKDGLDNILTASWQQGISADLLAPFHTLIARKLATTDGSVSVNSIMELLK; the protein is encoded by the coding sequence ATGACCAACCCCACCAGCGTCGCGGTGCTCGGCCTCGGCAACATGGGCACCGCCCTGGCCGCCGCCTTCCTGACCGCGGGCCACCCCACCACGGTGTGGAACCGCACCGCGAGCAAGGCCGAACCCCTGGCTGCCCAGGGCGCGGCCGTGGCCGCCACGGTGGCCGAGGCGATCGCCGCCGCCGAGGTCACGGTGATCTGCCTGTCCGTCTACGACACCGTGCTGGCCCGGCTGGACGGCGTCGACCTGCACGGCAAGGCGATCGTCAACCTCACCAACGGCACCCCGCGCCAGGCCAGGGAAGCCTCGGCAGCCCTCACCGCACGCGGCGCGTCCTATGTGGACGGCGGGATCATGGCGATCCCGGAGATGATCGGTCAACCCAGCGCACTGCTGTTCTACAGCGGCGCGACCGAGACCTTCCAGGCGCACCGGGAGCTGCTGGACCTGCTCGGCCCGGCCAGGTTCCTCGGCGCCGACCCCGGCCTGGCCTCGCTCTACGACCTCGCGCTGCTCAGCGGCATGTACGGCACCTTCGCCGGCGCCTTCCACGCGATCGCGCTGGCCGGCACCGAGGGCGTGCCCGCGGTGGAGATCACCGAGCTGGTCGTGCCCTGGGTGACCGCGATGGCCGCGGTGCTGCCCTCGATGGCCGCGGAGATCGACAAGGGCGAGTTCCTCGGCGAGGAGTCCAGCCTGCAGGTCAACAAGGACGGCCTGGACAACATCCTCACCGCGAGCTGGCAGCAGGGCATCTCCGCCGACCTGCTGGCCCCCTTCCACACCCTCATCGCCCGCAAGCTGGCCACCACCGACGGCTCGGTCAGCGTGAACTCGATCATGGAGCTGCTCAAGTGA
- a CDS encoding DoxX family protein codes for MTKNRNIALWIGQVLIAALFLFGAYSKLTGDPAVVAGFAAMGLGGGMVVFVGLCELAGGIGILIPVLTRWAALGLVALLIGAVILGVAAGGPVAAVFPGVTLLLVAAVAWGRWMRVVS; via the coding sequence ATGACCAAGAACCGCAACATCGCCCTCTGGATCGGCCAGGTCCTGATCGCCGCCCTGTTCCTCTTCGGCGCCTACAGCAAGCTCACCGGCGACCCCGCGGTGGTCGCGGGCTTCGCCGCGATGGGACTGGGTGGGGGCATGGTGGTCTTCGTCGGCCTGTGCGAGCTGGCAGGCGGGATCGGCATCCTGATCCCGGTGCTGACCAGGTGGGCCGCGCTCGGACTGGTCGCGTTGCTGATCGGCGCCGTGATCCTGGGGGTCGCCGCCGGTGGGCCGGTGGCCGCGGTGTTCCCCGGGGTGACCTTGCTGCTGGTGGCGGCGGTGGCCTGGGGCCGCTGGATGAGAGTCGTTTCATGA
- a CDS encoding alpha-amylase, with the protein MRRCVLLVCVLLGALLTPTAQAAPPGNKDVLVHLFSWNWNSVARECRDFLGPRGFGGVQVSPPQEHVVVNGFPWWQDYQPVSYGLNTRRGNESEFRAMVDSCHAAGVKVYADAVINHMSGQDGGGTGSGGSRFGHYDYPGIYQHQDFNHCGRNGNDDIQNYRDAYEVQFCELVNLADLKTGADYVRDRIAGYLNKLLALGVDGFRIDAAKHMPPADIAAIKARLSRPAYLYQEVIPGAGEPVRPEQYAGNGDLLEFHYGEDLARIFNQEKLSYLRTFGSTLPSGSAVVFTDNHDTQRGSGVLTYRDNARYALANAFMLAWPYGSPKLMSSYEFGNKDEGPPAEASGRTRDSVCFTDRWRCEHRWQVIANLVGFRNAVRGTGVNNWWDNGNDVIAFGRGDRGYLVLNDEGPVTGRSFQTGLPAGRYCDVVHGNFSGGACSGPVYTVDGGGWFRADVAAQDGIALHVNAKLP; encoded by the coding sequence ATGCGTCGCTGTGTGCTGCTTGTCTGCGTCCTGCTGGGCGCGCTGCTGACCCCGACGGCCCAGGCCGCGCCGCCGGGCAACAAGGACGTGCTCGTGCACCTGTTCTCCTGGAACTGGAACTCGGTGGCGCGGGAGTGCCGGGACTTCCTCGGCCCGCGCGGGTTCGGCGGGGTGCAGGTCTCCCCGCCGCAGGAACACGTGGTGGTCAACGGATTCCCGTGGTGGCAGGACTACCAGCCGGTGAGCTACGGGCTGAACACCCGGCGCGGCAACGAGTCCGAGTTCAGGGCCATGGTCGATTCCTGCCACGCGGCCGGGGTGAAGGTGTACGCGGACGCGGTGATCAACCACATGTCCGGGCAGGACGGCGGCGGCACCGGCAGCGGCGGCTCCCGGTTCGGGCACTACGACTACCCCGGCATCTACCAGCACCAGGACTTCAACCACTGCGGCCGCAACGGCAACGACGACATCCAGAACTACCGGGACGCCTACGAGGTGCAGTTCTGCGAACTGGTGAACCTGGCCGATCTGAAGACCGGCGCGGACTACGTGCGGGACCGGATCGCCGGCTACCTCAACAAGCTGCTGGCCCTTGGCGTGGACGGGTTCCGGATCGACGCGGCCAAGCACATGCCGCCCGCGGACATCGCCGCGATCAAGGCCCGGCTGTCCCGGCCCGCCTACCTGTACCAGGAGGTGATCCCCGGCGCGGGTGAGCCGGTGCGGCCGGAGCAGTACGCGGGCAACGGGGATCTGCTGGAGTTCCACTACGGCGAGGACCTGGCCCGGATCTTCAACCAGGAGAAGCTGTCCTACCTGCGCACCTTCGGCTCCACCCTGCCCAGTGGCAGTGCGGTGGTCTTCACCGACAACCACGACACCCAGCGCGGCTCCGGGGTGCTGACCTACCGGGACAACGCGCGGTACGCGCTGGCCAACGCGTTCATGCTGGCCTGGCCGTACGGCTCGCCGAAGCTGATGAGCAGTTACGAGTTCGGCAACAAGGACGAGGGGCCGCCCGCGGAGGCGTCCGGGCGCACCAGGGACAGCGTCTGCTTCACCGACCGCTGGCGGTGCGAGCACCGCTGGCAGGTGATCGCGAACCTGGTCGGCTTCCGCAACGCGGTGCGCGGCACCGGGGTGAACAACTGGTGGGACAACGGGAACGACGTGATCGCGTTCGGGCGTGGGGACCGGGGTTACCTGGTGCTCAACGACGAGGGTCCGGTGACCGGGCGCTCGTTCCAGACCGGGCTGCCCGCCGGCCGGTACTGCGATGTGGTGCACGGCAACTTCAGCGGCGGTGCGTGCAGCGGGCCGGTGTACACCGTGGACGGTGGCGGCTGGTTCCGCGCCGATGTGGCCGCGCAGGACGGGATCGCCTTGCACGTCAACGCGAAGCTGCCCTGA